DNA from Ictalurus punctatus breed USDA103 chromosome 20, Coco_2.0, whole genome shotgun sequence:
gtacatatatatatacacacacatacatatatatatatatatatatatatatatatatatatatatatatatatatatatatgtgtatatatatatacacatatatatatacatatatacatacacacatacatatatatatatatatatatatatatacacacacacatacatatatacatacacacatgtacatatatatatatatatatatgtacatgtgtgtatgtatatatgtatgtgtgtgtgtatatatatatatatacacacacacatacatatatacatacacacatgtacatatatatatatatatatatacacacacatacatatatatatatacacatatatatatacatatatatatacacacacatacatatatatatatatatatacacacacacatatatacatacacacatgtacatatatatatatatatatatatatatatatatatatatacacacacacatacatatatacatacacacatgtacatatatatatatatatatatatatatatatatatatatatatatatatatatatatatatgtacatgtgtgtatgtatatatgtatgtgtgtgtatatatatatatatatacacacatatatacatacacacacatgtatatatacatgtatatatacatatatatacatacacacatgtacatatatatatatatatatatacatatatacatatatatacatatacatatatatatatatatatatatatatgtgtatatatatatacacatatatatatacatatatatatacacacatacatatatatatatatatatatatatatatatatatacacacacacatacatatatacatacacacatgtacatatatatatatatatatatatatatatatatatacacacacacatacatatatacatacacacatgtacatatatatatatatatatatatatatatatatatatatatatatatatatacacacacacatacatatatacatacacacatgtacatatatatatatatatatatatatatatatatatatatatatatatatatatatatatatatatgtacatgtgtgtatgtatatatgtatgtgtgtgtatatatatatatatatacacacatatatacatacacacacatgtatatatacatgtatatatacatatatatacatacacacatgtacatatatatatatatacatatatacatatatatacatatacacatatacacatatatatatatatatatatatatatatatatatatatatatatatatatatatatatatatatatatatatatacatatttttcatAGCATTGGAAcgtaaacacatacacatttagcTGATTCTGCACTGTACATAGCTCTAAACACCCTCatcatttgtgtgtatatacatatatatacacacatgtatatatacatgtatatatacatacacacacatatacacatatatatatatatatatatatatatatacacacatatacatatatatatatacatatatatatatatatatatatatatatacatatatatatatatatatatatatatatatatacacacatatacacatatacatatatatatacacacacatatacatatgtatatatatatgtatatatacacacacacacacatatatatatatatatatatatatatatatatgtatatgtgtgtgtgtgtatatacacatatatatatatatatatatatatatatatatatatatatatatatatatatatatacatatttttcatAGCATTGGAAcgtaaacacatacacatttagcTGATTCTGCACTGTACATAGCTCTAAACACCCTCatcatttgtgtgtatatacatatatatacacacatgtatatatacatgtatatatacatacacacacatatacacatatatatatatatatatatatatacacacatatacacatatacatatatatatacacacacatatacatatgtatatatatatgtatatatacacacacacacacatatatatatatatatatatatatatatatatatatatatatatatatatatatatatatatatatatgtatatgtgtgtgtgtgtatatacacatatatatatatatatatatatatatatatatatatgtatatgtgtgtgtgtgtatatatacatatacatatatatatgtatatatacacacacacatatacatatatatataaaatgtgtgtgtgtgtgtgtatatatatatatacatatatatatatatgtatatatatatacacacacacacattttatatatatatatatatatatatatatatatatatatatatatatatatatatatatatatatatatatatatatatatatatatgtatacgtgtgtgtgtgtatatacacatatatatatatatatatgtatacgtgtgtgtgtgtatatatacatatacatatatatatatatatatatatacacacacacacattttatatatatatatatatatatatatatgtatatacacatacatatacatatatatatatatatatatatatatatatatatatatgtatatgtgtgtgtgtgtatatatacatatacatatatatatatatatatatatatatatatatatatatatatatatatatatatatatatatatatatatatatatatatatgtatatatacacacacacatacatatatatataaaatgtgtgtgtgtgtatatatatatatatatacatacacatatatatatatatatatatatacatacatatatatatatatatatatatatatatatatatatatacacacacacacacacatatacatatatatatatatatatatatacacatatatatatatgtgtatatacacacacacacacatatacatatatatatatatatatatatatatatatacacacacacacacatatacacatatatatatatatatataaaatgtgtgtgtgtgtgtatataaatgtatgtgtatatatacacacacacacatatacatatatatatatataaaatgtgtgtgtgtgtgtatatacatatatatatatatatatacacacatatattttatatatatatatatatatatatataatatataaaatgtgtgtgtatatatacatatacatatatatatatatatatatatatatgtatatgtatatatacacacacattttatatattatatatatatatatatatataaaatatatgtgtgtgtatatatatatatgtatatatacacacacacatatacatatatatatatatatatatatatatatatatatatatatatatatatatatatatatatatatatatacacacatacacacatatatacatatatattatatacatatatacacacacacatatatacacatacacttcAGTTATCTTTTCAAAACCTGTTtgacaaaatattaataataatagattgTTGTGGTGTATTTTGTCATTAGCAATAACAATTGATGGAATTATAATGCATTTGGTTTTACATGTGTAACTCctacaaattttattttaattatttctcttATTAGCAAaattaaaacacattcaaataaattaaaaaatacaaacaattgTAAAAATCTATTGGTTGTAGTTGGTAGCAATAATAAGCTGTATCACAGTACATTTAATTTTACATGTGTAACTCAAGCAATGTTATTgcatttcaattattttttcttttttaaacgaAAAACCCTTGATTTTCAAAATATAGTTGTCTTTGATAAGAATTGAATATAATGGTATGAATGATAAAAAATAGAATTTAATTTCCATTTGTTTACAGAAATTTTTTAGCAGTAAaacagcattttgctgtagttgcCAAGACAAACCATGGGTTATACATGGCACAATAAGTTTACATGTGTAATAAAAAggtatatcattaataataataataataataataataataataaaaaactattaaaaaataaacaaataccgAGTCCATACTGTATCCTAATACTGCAGTAAGTTAGGTATCCTGCGAAGTAGACGACTATAATCTTAGTAGAATCCTATACAGTTGCTCAGGTAATGCACTTTTTACATGGTCCCTTACTGACCCCATTACTATAAAGCACTGGTGACCTGTGTTTCCGAAAGATCGGCTCCCGTGGACTTTAACgggagaaaattaaaaatatatatatgttcagTTGTACTTGGTTCTATGTCCACTCCAGAGtaagaaaatacacattttgtcctttttgtgtgtttatttcttgagaaagtGGAGAGAGAAGCTCAAATGTGCAGCAAATGTCCAATATAAAGCCAAGTTTACCGCGGTTCTGCACACACGGAttcattatatttaaattttacatgCTAATAACTGTTTTTAACAAGCCATTAGATGGGAGTTATTTTATGAACAGAATTAGCCAATTTCACACTTCCGggtttttgctttttcttcgCTTCCACTTTCAAAGTGACGTTTAATGTTTGTACAGTCAGTGGTAATCATGAACACTGAGGGAGGAACGAATACAACATAATTATGGAAATTTAGATATCTATTTTTAAGCCATCCCAGATAACAAAATTTGTCTAGCCAACTTGTGGGTGGCGTCCTTGCTTTAGTTCTGGTCCAGTATATGCCTGGGTCCCCGACCCAAATCCggcacacacactgcaaaccaacacatacaatttcctccgGCCCAGATCTGGCCCACACACAGCTAAACCCAGTATGGACCTGAGGCAAGTACACCAGTTTTCAGCCAAGATTGGCCCACATAGCAAAACCCATCTGCCCACCAGAAGTGGCGTAAACAATCAGCAGGGCCGACAACAGTGCATTTCTAACGGAATCAGCCCAAATGTGCTTGCTATTTGGGATACTTGTGTGAGAAATGTACCCGTCAAAGAAGCGGATGACCAGACAATTTTACACTACTGCCAACAATTCACCTGCATTTGGCAGGTGCTAATTTCATACCCTGTTATTGAGGTTTATTTGTTTGGGAGAACCCAGGAAATATGCAGCAAAAAGAATTTTTCACTGTAGAACTTACAGTGTTTGAGATATGAGCCAATAAGTAAACTATTTGCTAAAGTGCCACCATTAGGCCAATTCGGTCTATCTTGCCTATCTGTCTTGCCTGAATAGCAGGAGGGAGAACATTGACCTGAAACTGTCATGAGTGTAGGACCTACAGTTTGGTCTGTATGATCAAAGACGACGACgactaacaaaaacaacagttccAAGCACTACATGCTTGGCCCCCTAAATACAGCCAGAAGTGGTGATCTGCAGGCTGCAAGCACTCCTTGCAACTAGCGCATCCAGTAACCAGTTCTTATGATATATAGAATAGAAAGACCACAGATGAACATACTTAAGTTGTGATGCTAGTTCAGTGATAGCTGTGTGAAATGCCTGCTGAAAACTGATTAGCTGAAGGAGACCATGTTTTAGAAATAATTAAGTCATGACTAAAAATTCAGTTACAAATAAGCAGAATGATGCAGCACACCAAATTTCAGGTCAAAACAGcttttggttcctgagaaaGAGCGAATTGAACCCAAATCCACCCCCATTACAATAAGCACACCCCAACCTTTGCAGATATCCCAAGATCCTTGTATTGAACATGTCTTCCAAGTTTGGTTCAAACCCATATGACCAATCAATGCACCTCTGCCTCCTTAGAATTGATTGAGGTATGATAGAGGTTTGAGGTTCACACTTTGCTGAGTAGTTTGATACCATAACAGTGAGcaaaggccaaaaaaaaaaaattcctacaattcaaaatgatggaatcaccacatATAGGATGTTCATCCAActtttttacttcatagcaaattaataaaatcacagatcagccattacattaaaaccacctgcctaatactgtGTAGGTCCAACCCAGCAAGGAAAAAGACTTCTGATtgtgtgctgtggtatttggcaccaagatgttaggaTCAGATCATTGAGTCCTGTAAGTACCGAGGTGGGACCTCCATAgatctgacttgtttgtccagctcatcccacagatgcttgaacggactgagatctggggaatttggagtccAAGTCAACACATTATaccctttgtcatgttcctcaaaccattcctgaacaaatATTTTACTTGTTCTGCAACAAaagtttaggtaggtggtacatctcaaagtaacatccacatgtaTGCCAGgccccaaggtttcccagcagaacattgcccagagcatcatacTGCCTCTGCCCACTTGCCTTTTTCCCCcgtagtgcatcctggtgccatctcttcccctcttttgtttttgctgtacactaaagacatttgggtttgagaggGAAAACAatgtacactgcaaaaatgttagatcagaatttcagctttcatttcctgatatttacatgcaggtgtgttaaacaatttaaaacaagacatctttggtggcagaccaccctttttttttttttttataggtgagcaaaagtattggaacacagtATGAACGTAAACcccacttaatatttggttgcatatcccttgtttGCAACTGCATCAAGCCAGCAAGCAGGCTTTCAGGGAACTTGGGGTACAAGGAAGGGGACACCACGGACGGGGTGCTAActcatcgcagggtacaattgCACACATTCCCACACAATAGACAATCTGAAAATGCTGAATCAGCACATCCTTGGACTGGGGAAACCTCTGAACCACAGGGAGAACAGGCAAGCTCAGTgtacacagggcagagacaAATCAAACCCCaaaacctggaggtgtgaggcaaatgtgctaaccactaagcctcacTTCGTATGGCTTTTCGATATGTCAAAACCATTTCATTCAGatgatttcttacagttctgtcacacaCTGACTCCTGTTCTGCCCATTcgtttttcatttgatttgttgTGCATattctattttcaaggcatattgctttgagttttctatGCTGATGGGTTGACGTCTTCCTTGGTCTACCCATATGTTTGCCTTTTATAATCTTCCCGTTTTTTTTATACTTGTACCAAaatttagacacagctgactaGGAACAACCAACACCCTTTACCACACTGTGTTGGATTTCAtacttgaaggagttttataatcctttccatcGTTTTAACTGACAACTTTCTTGATGGGGGCATTTTCCTTTCAATGACCCATGTCCAACAGCTCATTAAGATCTCTAAGCACTCTTCACTTCAGactaatttacatttttagaCTTATGCCACTAGTTGTTTTAGAAATGTAGAAAGTGTAAAATGTGATTCCATAATATTTtccctctacttgatctggaaaaaatatgcaataaatttaatttgtttgacgTATGTTTCAAGAAGCCAGAATATTcatctattaaacaaaaattgtgccatacagtggatataaaaagtctacactttttaaaaccctgttaaaatggcaagtttttgtgaaaaaatatgaaaccaagatgtcaatttttttttaggaacaatagtaaaaatgaaaaacttctgtcaacctggttgcataagtgtgcatacCCTCCGTTCcaaatgaaccaatcacattcaatctcatgttcaaaagtaatcatcatacagctgtccatgaaattattctgatcaACCACAAATAAAGATAAGCTGTTTCTGTAGAATTTTTCTTCACATCATCTTGGtgtcatctgactgctgaagccttGGACTGCAAATAGCTTACAAAGCCTGTACTTGGCCTCACCGTCTCGATCAGGACAGTGGCACAAAACATTAggtgtaccatggaacactgaaAGCCAGCAACAATAATTggagaaaatatataaaaagaacaagacaaaaacttaacAAGGAAGCCATCAAGAGACctatggcaacattaaaggagttGCAGGAaaatctgacaagtactgatcaATCGCTCATATTCTGGgttatggggtagggtggctagatggaagccctttctcacaaaaaattaaaacatttaagctcaactaaatcacccaAAACTATCTGCCAAAATGTGttgtctgatgagaccaattccaaaaagtaTAATCATTCcaaaaaggtatgtttggttgacagaaaaagaaaaaaagcacatcaccacaagaacaccatacctacagtgaagcatgattgtggcagcatcatgctttatgGCTGAGTTTCTTCATTCAGAACTTGGGCTTTTATCCACTATATctacgaagtaaaaaaaacatccccaaaTGTGGCGATTCCATAATATTTGCCAGGGGTGGTACATGTAGGTTGGAAAAGGAGGTtttgcatattatgcaaattatcaCAAATGTGAGTGGGTGTGGCTAAAGTGCCCAAAAGGCAATTTTTAAAGAATTACAGCAACCACATTAAactaaaaaaatacttttcactGTAGGACTTATTTTCCAAGAGATATGATTGTTTTGTGTACACAAACATGACTAGCACCCCCCATGACCAATTAGTGCGAGTGTGTAGTGTGGTTCCAATACAAACCAACCATTCAGATTTTGTGACGATACCTCAATGCTAATCATGTCAAATGCCTGCTGAACACTGACTTAATGATGGCAGCtgtaacattttatatatatatatatatatatatatatatatatatatatatatatatatatatatatatatatatatatatatatatatatatatatatatatataaaatttatttttatttattaaagtaattAGGTCATTATCAAAAATCCACTTACCAATTACCACATAGATGCACTGTGGAAGTTTCAGCTCAACTGGACTTATGGTTCCTGTTAAACAGCGGGCTGACCATCTCTCCGGTAGCCTTTCTTTCAAATCACTTGTGAATCTGTGTAAGCACTCATGAGTTACAGCTGTTTGAGTAAATTAGGTACTGACTCATTAGAACAGATTCACATGTGGTAGCCACATTGTTTACAAACTTTCATACTCTGCTAACAGTTTGACACCAAATTTGTGAAGCTAGGCCAGAAATCACAAAAGTAGGTTTCACATATTTagcaaaaaaatctaaatgggCAGAGCTAAATGGCTCGAAGCTTTTTTGTTTGGGAGAACCTAAGGAACAAGCAGTAAAAAGAATTTTCCCTGTAGGACCAAAATACAAAATGCATCACTATAACACCCCCTACCTCCCCCAATTAGGTTAATCAGGCATATCTCTGAGTAGAGAAGGAGTACATCATGCTGACCAACTTTCATACTGTAGGACCTATAAGTTGGTCTGCACAATCAGTTTAAtcagaaaaataataacagaaataaGAAATCCTATCAAAAACAATAGCACTGCATACTTCGCCAAAGAACAACAAGATGGAGGTAGGGGAAGAAAAAGATCCAGCACCTGCAAAGCTTGAACCCCCTTATAATCACCTGGAAACATTTATCCTGCTGGAGCTATAGGTCTCTTTTCATACAAGATTTTTATTAAGAAACAAGATGCAACACAGCACAATTTCAGCAGGTCTATGCTGTTGCCATGCTGCCGGTTTCACTCAGCACATGTTCATCtgtatgatttaaaacattctcTGGAATTATATGTACAAACATTCTAGAAGGAttcctcaaaacaaacaaaatatttaaaaagcattttcccttttttgtcCACAATGGCTTAAAGTGTGATGGAACAGAAAAGGTTGCATGAGATCTACACCAAGTGAATTAGTAGGACAAAGGTGGGGGTGCATGACAAGGTCccaagacagaaaaagacaagTGTGAGGAAAGTAAGCTCAAGGAGTCCCGTCAATGTCCATTCTCGTATGGTCTTTCCCATTTCGGGCATCTCTGCGGTGACTGTGTTCTCGGCTGTGACTGCGTTTGTGCATATGCTCCTTGCTGTGGCTGCACTCGCGCTTCCtactcttctccttctcctctggTTCCTGACGACTCCTGGAGCGTGACCGAGAACATTTCCTGCTAGAGCGCTCACCTTTGTGCCTCCTCTCTCTACTCCTGCTTTGGCTAGACCGCTTGCACTTGCGCTCCTCcctttgttttctctcttctcGCTCATCCTTGTGACGCCGGTCATCTCCTTCTCCTTTGGCTCTCTTTTCTTTTGAGCGTTCCCTTTCTCGCTCTCCACCACTGGTGCGCTCTTTGTGCTTCCGTTCCTTCCGACGGCTtcgctctctttcactctccccATCCtgctctttctccctctcttttctctcattcCTCTGTTCACGGCTCCTCCTCCACTCAGAGGCTCGATCTGGGGTTCGGGAATGCCGACGATCCCTCTCTCgatctctgtccctgtctgcaACCCTGTCTCTTTCCCTGTCTCTATCTTTGCGCTGGcggtccctctctctctcaagctcGCGGTCAAAGCTGGCTCCACGCCGTTCTCTGTGGCGACTGCGGCTGCGTGAGCGGTTGGGGGACCTCAGAGGGCTCGGTGTTCTCCTCGGGGACCTAGTGGAAAGAAACAGACCCAAAATAGTAGTAATGCTAATGATGCTGCAATTTACACACAGCAGTCACTACTAGGTCAGCAAACTTCAtataaatacagtggtgcttgaaattttgtgaaaccgttagaattttctatatctgCATAagtatgacctaaaacatcagactTTCACACAAGTACTAAAGTAGACAGAACCCAAGTAATCAAAGACAAAGGGTATTATACTTGGCAATTTCTTTATTGAGGTAAaagatccaatattacatatcagtagcaaaagtatgtgaacctccaGTATTatcagttaatttgaaggtgaaattagtgtcaggtgttttcaatcaatgggatgagaATCAGGTGCGAGTGAGTACCCAGTTtgatttaaagaacagggatctaacAAAGTGCATAAAAGGCACAAATCTCAGgaagagggaaaaagaaaaaaaaaagttgtttatgCACATCTGGCTGGAAAAAGTTATAAAGCCATCACTAGAGAGTTTGGACTCACCAagccacagtcagacagattgtatacaaatggagaaaattcaAAGACCATTGTTATCTTCCCCAGGAGTGTTCAACCAGCAAACATTACTCCAAgggcaagacatgtaatagtccacgaggtcacaaaggaacccagggtaacttctaagcaactaaaggccctctctcacattggctaatttTAACGTccatcatcaggagaacactgaacaacaatgttgTGCATGGCAGGACTGCAAGacgaaagccactgctctccaaaaataacattgctgcccctctgcagtctgctaaagatcatgtggacaaacCAGAATGCTATTGTaagaatgttttgtggacaaatgaaaccaaaatataaCTTTATAGTTTAAATGAGAATCTCTATTTTTGGAGACAGGAAAACACTCCATTTCagtataagaaccttatcccatctgtgaaagaCGATTTATTTACAGCCGAATTCCCAATAAAACTgctctcatttacatatttttatgtttcAGTTGTCAGACAAGGGAAcaagtatgaaatagtgactgaaatGTGGCCCATTAAGACTACATGTTAACCAGTAGTCACTTCCAAGCTGCTGCCCTGCACTGCTCAAATCCTGATTTACAACAGTGACGTCATCTGACagtcaccatacacacacacacacacacacaagttaaaGACAACAGTTGTGCTGTGATTTTGGCTATATTTACAGGTAAAGCGATCACTCAGACAAAGTTAGAAGCAACATAAATGTCgtcttttttctctcacactgaAACATCAcaccaaaaagtcgctagatttgtcactaggtgcTTTTTTGAAAGAAAAGTGAGGCaaagtcactaaaggggtctgagaagtggaccTGTCTGTCACAATGAGTAAGTGAATAGAGGGTATGCACGTGATGTCACGGTAGCCAGAACTTGTCACAGTCACGTccactgagtggcaaaaagACTGACCGGCAACATTAATGTACAGCGTGAATTCAACAAAAACACTGGGAAAAGCTGTTGTGTGATTGACTGTGCTAACAGATTCAACAAGAATTCAAAGCCACCTTTTTAAAGAGTGCCAAAAAAAGTCACTTTTTTTATCAAGTTGACAaataatttgctacatatttctttttaaatcctgcCTGGctgttttaccttcacaaatataTAAGGTTAGTAAGTGGAAGCAGTGTTGGCTACAAACAAACTAGGACTAGCTAGTTTACGGGTTACTAGAtaaaattttataataaattaaaaatatttgtaaataccTGTCCACATACAACCAGAATGTTGATTGTTCttgtcactttaatttctccaacaaatcTCACCTTGAAGTAGGACCAAGCACCAAGGCTtttgtacagtgcatccagaaggtattcacagcacttcacttttttccacattttgttatgttacagccttattaaaaaatttattaaattcattaatttcctcaaaattctacaaacaataccccataatgacgacgtgaaagaagtttgtttgaaatctttgcaaatttattaaaaataaaaaacaacaaaaaaagcacatgtacataagtattcacagcctttacTCAATGCTtcgttgaagcacctttggcaccaattatagcctcaagtcttttttgagtatgatgctacaagcttggcacacctatttttgagcagtttctcccattcttctttgcaggacctctaaAGCTcaatcaggttggatggggagcgtcggtgcacagccattttcagatctctccagagatgttcaatcgggttcaagtctaggcactggctaggccactcaaGAACATACACAGAGTTGTCCtatagccactcctttgttatcttggatgtgtgcttagggtcattgtcctgttggaagatgaaccttcgccccagtctgaggtccagagtgctctgaagCAGGTTTTCagcaaggatgtctctgtacattgctgcattcatctttcccttgaccctgactagtctcccagttcctgccactgaaaaacaaccccacagcatgatgctgccaccaccatgcttcactgtagtgaagcatggtggtggccaggatggtattggccaggtgatgacaggtgcctggtttcctccagacatgacgcttgctaTTCAGGCCAAAGaattcaatctttgtcttggtccaAGAGCCCTTcgggtgccttttggcaaactccaggtgggctttttaatgtgcttttactgaggagtggcttccatctggccactctaccatacaggcctgattggtggagtgctgcagagatggctgttcttctggaaggttctcctctctccacagagacatgctgcag
Protein-coding regions in this window:
- the prpf38b gene encoding pre-mRNA-splicing factor 38B, which translates into the protein MAGNPQQQAVSKPSSGKHGNVLPLWGNEKTMNLNPMILTNVLSSPYFKVQLYELKTYHEVVDEIYFKVTHVEPWEKGSRKTAGQTGMCGGVRGVGTGGIVSTAFCLLYKLFTLKLTRKQVMGLITHTDSPYIRALGFMYIRYTQPPADLIEWFEPFLDDEEELDVKAGGGCVMTIGEMLRSFLTKLEWFSTLFPRIPVPVQKSIDQQMKNRPRKPPQKESKEDEEDADWHRSRSPRRTPSPLRSPNRSRSRSRHRERRGASFDRELERERDRQRKDRDRERDRVADRDRDRERDRRHSRTPDRASEWRRSREQRNERKEREKEQDGESERERSRRKERKHKERTSGGERERERSKEKRAKGEGDDRRHKDEREERKQREERKCKRSSQSRSRERRHKGERSSRKCSRSRSRSRQEPEEKEKSRKRECSHSKEHMHKRSHSREHSHRRDARNGKDHTRMDIDGTP